The DNA window CGTTCAACGCGATGCGCAAGGTGATGGCTGCGGGCGAGGATGCGCCGGTGTTCGTTTGTGCCAGTGCCGGGAACCATGCGCAGGGCGTGGCCTTCATGTGCCGGTATTTCGGAGTGAAGGGCGTGATCTTCATGCCGGTGACGACGCCGCAGCAGAAGATCGGGCAGACGCGCAAGTTTGGCGGCGATGCAGTAACGATCCGCATGGTTGGAGACTATTTCGACGATACGCTGGCACAGGCGCAGGGCTATTGCAGCGATGTGGGCGGGTATTTCCTGTCGCCCTTCGATGATGAGGACGTGATCGAAGGGCAAGCCTCGGTCGCGGTGGAGATCGAGGCACAGCTTGGCGCGGTGCCGGACCGGATCGTGCTGCCGGTGGGTGGCGGCGGGCTGTCGTCGGGCGTACGCAGTTACTTCGGGCCGGAGGCGAACATGGTGTTCGTGGAGCCGGTGGGCGGGGCCTGCCTTGCCGCTGCATTGGAAGCCAAAGAGCCGGTACGGTTGAACCATGTGAATACCTTTGCCGACGGGGCGGCGGTGGCGCAGATCGGGGCACGGACGTTTGCGCGGTTGCGCGATGTCGATCCCGCGAGCGTTCTGGCCGTGGCCGAGGATCGGGTCTGCACCACGATGCTGGAAATGCTGAACATCGAGGGCATGGTGCTGGAACCGGCAGGCGCGCTGGCGGTGGATGCGTTGAAGGATCTCGACATCAGCCCGGGCGAGACGATCGTTTGCGTGACTTCGGGCGGGAATTTCGATTTCGAGCGGCTACCGGAAGTGAAAGAGCGGGCGCAGCGGTTCGCGGGGCTGAAGAAATACTTTGTTCTGCGGATGCCGCAGCGACCCGGGGCGTTGAAGGATTTCCTGACGATCCTTGGCCCGGACGACGATATTGCGCGGTTCGAGTATTTGAAGAAATCGGCGCGCAACTTTGGCTCGGTCCTGATCGGGATCGAGACGAACGATGCCGCGAATTTCGAGCGGATCGAGGCAGAGATGACCGCAGGCGGGTTCGAGCACCGCGATATCACCAATGACCAGATCCTGGCGGAATTCCTAATCTGAGGTGAGGTGCGGCAGCTCGCCCAGGAACTTGGTCTTGGAAGAGGTGTAGGTCTCGACGATATGGGCGAGGTCGATATCCGTGGCGTCGCCGCGGGCGGCCGTGAGTTCGCCATCCTTGCAGAGTTTGGAAAAATCGTCGAAGCCGAGGTTGAGCGCGCTGCCCTTGAGGAAATGCAGCTTGGCCTCGAGCGTTTCGGGGGCCGGGTTGGCGCGAAGTTCGGCGATCTCCTCCTCGACCTCCTCAAGGAAGATCTCGACCACTTCGTCGAAATCCTCGGCCCCGATTTCGTCGCGCAGTTGGGTCACACGGTTCCAATCGATCATGGTATCCTCCTTTGCCCCGGACGCTAGGCGCGGCGAATTAAGGGCGCGTGAAGGATGAGTGTGAATTAGACAGCATTTTACGCTTCACATGGCATTAAGAGGCGCGTGGTTGCATATGGGCGAAAACGCATAGGCAAGACCGTGTCGGCCCACCCCAGAAAGGCGATAGATCCGCCGCCCGATCAGATGAGCATACGCCGTGTGCTGGTTGTCGACGACAGCCGGTTGCAGCGGCGTATCATCAACGCGGCCCTGTCGCGACTGGGGCTGGATGTGGTCGAGGCGGGGTCGGGCACCGAGGCACTTGCCATTTGCGAAGCGGCGCCGCCGGACCTTGTGATCAGTGACTGGATGATGCCGGGGATGAACGGGCTGGAGCTGTGCCGCGCGTTCCGCGCGCTGGCGCGAGAGGATTACGGGTATTTCATCCTCGTCACCTCGAAAAGCGAGAAGGAAGAAGTGGCGCTGGGCCTGGATGCAGGGGCGGACGATTTCCTGACCAAGCCGATCAACCCCGGTGAGCTGCGCGCCCGGATCGCGGCGGGGGACCGGATCGTGCGGATGCAGCGGGAACTGAGCGAGAAAAATCGACTGGTGCGCGAAACGCTGGAAGAGCTGCAGGGTCTTTACGATTCGCTCGACAATGACCTGATCGAGGCGAAAAAGCTGCAACAGTCCTTGATCTCAGAGCGGTTCAGGGACCTTGGGCCGGCGCAGGTGTCGTTGCTGTTGCGCTCGGCGGCGCATGTGGGGGGCGACCTTGTTGGGGTCTTTCCGGTCAACGAGACGCGGATCGGCTTGTATGCAATCGACGTGTCGGGGCATGGCGTGAGTTCGGCGCTGATGACCGCAAGGCTGGCGGGATACCTTTCGGCGACGTCACCTGAGCAGAACGTGGCGCTGGCGCATGGCCCGGACGGGTTTCTGCCTCGACCGCCCGACGAGGTACTGGCGGACCTGAACCACATGTTTTTGGGAGAAATAGAGACTGAATTGTACTTTACGATGTTGCTGGCAGATGCGGATCTGGCGACCGGGCGCGTGACCATGGCACAGGCGGGGCATCCGTGCCCGGCCATCCAGCGCGCCGATGGGCGGGTCGAGATCGAAGGCCCCGGGGGATTGCCCGTCGGCCTGATCGACGGCGCAACCTATGAGCGGTTCGACGTGCAGCTTTATCCCGGTGATCGGTTGTTCCTGCATTCCGACGGGGTGGACGAATGCGCGGATGGCACGGGCACGCTGTTGGGCGAGGACGGGGTGCGCCGCATCCTGCAGGAGTTGCGGCAGACCGAAGGCATGGCGTTTCTGGAGTCTGTGATCTGGAAGCTGGCGGAATATGCCGGGCGCGACGATTTCGACGATGACGTGTCGGTGGCGTTGCTGGAGTTCAAGCCAGTCGGAAAAGCGCCCTGACGAAGTGCCTGTCGCCGGGATTACCGACATGACGCGCGGCGGTTTCGGGATCGGCGAAAAAGGCGGTATGGCCCGGCTCGGACGGCGCAGAGAGCGGCCGGACAGGTTGGGCATGGTAGATGATGCAGATCTTGTCGGCCCAAAGGTCGTATTCCGGCATGTAGACGAAGCGCCGGAACGCCCCCAGCCGCCGGGGCGCGGCAACGCGCCAGCCGGTTTCCTCGAACACTTCGCGATGAAGGGCCTGCAGGGGCGATTCGCCGGGGTCGATGCCGCCGCCGGGTAGCTGCATCTCGGGCTTGGGCTCTTCCTGCCATGTCAGCAGGAGTTTTCCGTTGCGCGGCAGGATGGCGTAGGCGCCGGGGCGGGCGGTGTAGCGGATGTCGGGTCTTGGCGGCTTGCCGAAGCGTCGCATGGCGGGCCCCCCTTGGAGTATGCCTTGTTGCGCATATATAGTCGCGATATGCCAAGAACGGGCGCCCAAGAAAACCCCCTTAAGGATACGCGATGACACTCGGCCAGAAGATCGCCTGGGACGATACCGTCCTGCCATTTCAATTGGATCAATCGGACGTGCGCGGCCGCGTGGTGCGGCTGGACGGTGTGCTGGATGGTGTGCTGAAGCAGCATGACTATCCCGCACCGGTCGAGGCGCTGATCGCGGAAATGGCGCTGATGACGGCGCTGATCGGCCAGACGATCAAGCTGCGCTGGAAACTGTCATTGCAGGTACAGTCGCAAGGCCCGGTGCGGATGATCGCCACCGATTACTTTGCGCCGGAGGAAGAAGGCGAGGCCGCGTGGATCCGCGCCTATGCCAGTTTCGATCCAGATGGGATTACCGACGCGCCCGCGTTCGAGCAGCTGGGCGAGGGGTATTTCGCGGTGATTCTGGACCAAGGTCAGGATACCGCGCCTTATCAAGGGATCACGCCGATTGCGGGCGAGCGTCTTAGTGACTGTGCCGAGGCGTATTTCGCGCAGTCCGAACAACTGCCGACGCGGTTCGCGCTGAGCTATGGACGGTCGACCGAGCGCGATGGGCGCGAGCATTGGCGCGCCGGTGGCGTTTTGTTGCAGCTGATGCCCAAGGCGTCGCCCTTTGCCACGGGAGGCGGCAGCGGCGAGGATGGGTTGTTGCAGGCCTCGGATATTTTGGACGAGGACAGCGAAGAGAACTGGAACCGGGTGAACACGCTGTTGGACACGGTGGAGGATCTTGAGCTGATCGGGCCTTCGGTGTCGTCCTCGGACCTGCTTGTGCGGCTGTTCCACGAGGAGGTGCCTCGGGTGTTCGACGTTCAGGCGGTGCGGTTTGGATGTACCTGCTCGGAGGAGAAGGTACGCAGTAGCCTGTCGATCTATTCGGCCAAGGACATCGCGACGATGACGACCGAAGAGGGCATCGTGACTGCCGATTGCCAATTCTGCGGGGCGCATTACGCGATGGATCCCAAGACGCTGGGGTTCGAGGCCGAAGCGCAAGACGGCGATGAAGAGTGACCTTGTCGCGACCCTGCGCGCAGCGTTGCAGGGCGAAATGGCGCCCTCGTCGGATTACGACCTGAACCCGGACGTGGTTTTGCCGGAGGGGCGCAAACTGCGGCCCGCCGGGGTGCTGGTGCCGATCGAGGTGACGGAGGCGGGCGCAAGGCTGTGGCTGACCAAGCGGTCCTCGGCCTTGCAGCATCATCCGGGGCAGGTGGCCTTTCCCGGTGGCAAGCAGGAGGACGGCGACGCCGATATCGTGGCCGCCGCGCTGCGCGAGGCGCATGAGGAGATCGGGTTGGCACCGGACATGGTGGAGGTTCTGGGCACGTTGCCGCCGCATGAGACGGTGACGAGCTTCTACGTCACGCCGGTGATCGGGGTGATCTCGGGGCCGTTTTCGCCGGTGCCAGAGGCGGGCGAAGTGGAGGAAGTATTCTCGGTTCCGCTTGAGCATGTGTTGGAATTGACCCGGTTCAGGGTCGAATCCCGGCGCTGGCGCGGGACGCGGCGGCACTATTTCGCGGTGCCCTACGGGCCCTATTACATCTGGGGCGCGACTGCGCGGATGTTGCGCGCGATGGCCGAGGCTGTACGGTTGCAGCATGACGCTGACGGGTGACTGGATCGACGCGGGCGAGACGCAGGATGTGTGCCGGATGCTGGAGGCCGCCGGGCATAGGGCGTTGATGGTCGGCGGCTGCGTGCGCAACGCGCTGTTGGGCGTGGCGGTGAACGACATCGACATCAGCACGGATGCGCGCCCCGAAACCGTGGTCGCGCTGGCCAAGGCGGTAGGGATGAAGCCGGTGCCGACGGGTATCGAGCATGGCACGGTGACGGTCGTCTGTCGGGGTGTGCCGTTCGAGGTAACCACCTTTCGCAAAGACGTGGAAACGGACGGGCGGCGGGCCGTGGTCGCCTTTGCCGATGACGTGGAAAGCGATGCGCGGCGGCGGGATTTCACGGTGAACGCCCTTTATGCGACGCGGGAGGGCGCGGTGATCGACCCGCTGGACGGGCTGCCCGATATTGAAGCGCGGCGCATCCGGTTCATCGACGATGCCGAGACGCGGATACGAGAGGATTACCTGCGTATCTTGCGGTTCTTTCGCTTTCACGCGGTTTATGGCGACCCTGCCGAGGGGTTGGATCCTGACGGGCTGTCGGCCTGCGCGGCGCTGGCGGACGGGATCGACGGGTTGTCGAAAGAACGGATTGGGGCGGAGATGGGCAAGCTGCTGGCGGCGCGCGACCCTGCGCCGTCGGTTGCGGCGATGCGGCAGGCGGGGGTGCTGGCGCATGTTTTGCCAAGGGCAAATGACCGGGCGCTGGCGCCGCTGGTGCATCTGGAAGAAATGCATGGGATCTCGCCCGACCCCGTGCGGCGACTGGCGGCGCTGGGCGGGAAAAGCCCGGTTGAGGCCTTGCGGCTGAGCCGGAAGGACGCGCGGCGGCTTGAGGTGTTGCACGATGGGGCCGCTGGCACGCAGACACCCGAGGCGCTGGGCTATTTCCACGGGTCGGAGATGGCGCGGGATATCGTGCTGTTGCGCGCCGCCCTGTTCGAGATGCCTGTTCCGCGTGATGCTTTCGCTGCCGCGGAGCTGGGCGCCAATGCGGTCTTTCCTGTCAGCGCGCAGGACCTGATGCCGACGCTGGAAGGCCCGGCATTGGGCAAGGCTCTGAAAACGCTGGAGGAGGCGTGGATCTCATCCGGCTTTACGCTCGACCGGCAGGCATTGCTACGCCTGGCGACATGAAACGGTCATTTGACTTCGCCGTGGTTTGGCGGCATCTTTTACGCACCACATGGAGGTTGAGACATGTTTATCGGGGATTTTGAACGCTCATAAGCGCCGGATCGCAGGAGTGATCCCGTGCGCGGCGTCGCGCCCCTTTGCCATGTCTTTCCCTTCGCGGAGTTTCCTCCATGTTCAAGCTTTTCGAAAACCTCGTTGATCCCTATGTGCCGTATGAAGAGACGGACAGGCCGCCGACGCGGCTGTGGCCGTTCATGCGGCTATACATGGCGCCGTTTCGCCGCGTGTTCTGGGCGGCCGGGATCATGTCGGTCGTCGTGGCCGCCATCGAGATCTGGCTGATCTACTACATGGGACGGATCGTCGATATCTTGGCGGGCGACCCGATGGAGGTCTGGGCGCAATATGGCACCGAGATCATCGTCGTGGCGGTGTTCATTCTCTTGATCCGCCCCGCGATACAGGCGGTGGACGTCCTGATCCTGAACAACACGATCCTGCCGAATTTCGGCACGCTGATCCGCTGGCGGGCGCACAAGCATGTGCTGCGGCAGTCGGTGGGATGGTTCGAGAACGACTTTGCCGGGCGTATCGCCAACCGGATCATGCAGACCCCGCCCGCGGCGGGCGAGGCGGTGTTTCAGGCGTTTGACGCCATCGCCTTTTCCATCGCGTACATCATCGGGGCGGGCATATTGCTGAGCGATTCCGATCCGCGGCTGATGCTGCCGCTGGTGGGGTGGCTGGTGCTGTACGGCTGGCTTGTGCACTGGACGGTGAAGCGGGTGCAGCCAGCGTCAAAGGCGGCGTCGGACGCGCGGAGCCAGGTCACGGGCCGGGTGGTGGATGCCTATACCAACATTCATTCTGTGAAGCTTTTCGCGCACAACACGCGCGAGGTGGAATACGCCAAGGAGGCCATCGAGCATGCGCGGCAGACCTTCCAGAACGAGATGCGGATATACACGGTGATGGACGTGGTGCTGACGCTGCTGAACGGTCTTTTGATCGTGGCGGTCGTGGGCTGGGCCATGTGGCTGTGGATGCAGGGGCAGGCGAGTGTCGGCGTGGTGGCGGCGGCGACGGCGCTGACCCTGAGGTTGAACGCGATGACCGGGTGGATCATGTGGGCGCTGACCTCGTTCTTTCGTCAACTGGGTGTTGTGGCCGAAGGGATGGAGACGATTGCACAGCCGATTACGCTGGTGGATTCCAAAGGCGCGAAGCCGCTGGATATGCAGCAAGGTCGGATCGAGCTGCGCGAGTTGTCGCATCATTTCGGGCGTGAGAGTGGCGGGCTTGACCGGATTTCGCTGAGCATTCAGCCGGGCGAGAAGATCGGGCTGGTTGGCCGGTCCGGGGCCGGGAAATCGACCCTGGTCAAGCTGCTTTTGCGGTTTTACGACGCCGAGAAAGGCCAGATCCTGATCGACGGACAGGACATCTCCGAGGTGACCCAGGACAGTCTGCGCGACCGGATCGGGATGGTGCAACAGGACAGTTCGCTGCTCCACCGCTCGGTGAGGGACAACATCCTTTATGGCAAGCCCGAGGCGAGCGAGGCGGACATGCTGGAGGCCGCGAAGAAGGCGGAAGCGCATGAGTTCATCCTCGATTTGCAAGACCCGCAAGGCCGCACGGGCTATGACGCACATGTGGGGGAACGCGGTGTGAAGCTGTCCGGTGGCCAGAGGCAAAGGATCACGCTTGCGCGGGTGATCCTGAAGGATGCGCCGATCCTGTTGCTGGACGAGGCGACAAGTGCGCTGGACAGCGAGGTGGAGGCGGCGATACAGGAGACGCTTTATGGCATGATGGAGGGAAAGACCGTGATCGCGATTGCCCACCGCCTGTCGACGATCGCGCAGATGGACCGCATTATCGTGCTGGATCAGGGTCGAATTGTCGAGGAAGGCGGCCATGCGGAACTGCTGGCGCAGGGCGGGCTTTATGCCCGGTTCTGGAGCCGTCAGTCGGGCGGGTTCATCAATGCGGACGAAGCGGCGGAGTAAGTCATGTCCGAGTTTGTGATCGAGCGGTTGGGCTATCTGGGCGACGGGATTGCCGAGGGCCCGGTCTATGTGCCCGGTGCCCTGCCCGGCGAGCGTGTGACCGGGACGCTTGAGGGCAACGTGGTGCGCGATGTGAAGATCGTGGAGCCGTCGGGGACGCGGGTGAAGGCGCCGTGCCGACACTACAAGTCCTGTGGCGGCTGCCAGTTGCAGCATGCGGAGGATGCATTTCTGGCCGAGTGGAAGACAGGGATCGTGCGCGAGGCGCTGACAGCGCAAGGGATCGAGACCGAGTTTCGTGAGATCGCCGTGTCCCCGGCAAACGCGCGGCGCCGGGCCGGGTTTTCCGCGCGACGCACGAAGAAGGGCGCGACGGCGGGGTTTCACGCCAAGGGATCGGACCTGATCGTGGAATTGAGCGAATGCCACGTGGTGGCGCCGAAGTTGCTGGAGGGCGCGCGGGTGGCGCAGGAGCTGGCCCGGATCGGCACAAGCCGGAAGGGCGAATTGAGCGTTGCGGTCACGCTGTCGGAGGCGGGGTTGGACGTGCGCGTAGAGGGCGGCAAACCGCTGGACGGGCCGCTGCGGATCGCTCTGGCGCAACTGGCCGAGAGTGAAGACCTGGCGCGGCTGGCCTGGGACGATGAAACTGTGGTCACGCGGCGGCCGCCGATGCAGCGTTTCGACGGCATCGCCGTGACGCCGCCGCCGGGGGCGTTTTTGCAGGCGACTAAGGAGTCCGAGCGCCTTTTACAGAAGGAAGTCGCGGCGATTTTGGCTGGAACAGAGCCTGCTATCGACCTGTTCGCCGGGTGTGGCACCTTTGCCCTGCCGCTGGCGCGGGAGCGAGCGGTGCATGCCGTCGAAGGCTCCGCGGCGATGACGCGGGCGCTGGATGAAGGCTGGCGGCACAGTGAGCGGCTGAAGCAGGTCACGGTCGAGGCGCGGGACCTGTTTCGACAGCCGATCATGGCCGAAGACCTGAAACGCTTCGGTGGTGCCGTGATTGACCCGCCACGCGCCGGAGCCGAGGCGCAGTGCCGCGAGCTGGCCGAAGCGCAGGTGCCGGTGATCGCCTATGTCTCCTGCAACCCGGTGACATTTGCCCGCGATGCGAAGATCCTGACCGATGCGGGCTACGTGGTGGAATGGGTGCGGCCCGTCGACCAGTTCCGCTGGTCGGTACATGTTGAGCTTGTTGCAGCGATTCGCCGCAAAATAGGCTGACCGGCACAAATTTGAAATGACGTAGCGGGTCGGACGCGGTAAAACGCTGCCAGGGACAGGCAACAGGTTTATCGAGCAATGAATCGCAGGAATTTCGTACTTCTGTCGGTCGCCAGCGCATTTCTGGCGGCCTGTGGGTCCAAGTTCAAATCGTACAACGGGCCCGAGGTGACTCAGGTTCTGATAAGCAAGAGCCGGCGGCGGATGTATCTGTTTCACCACAACAAGGTGCTGAAAGCCTACGATGTCGATCTGGGCTTTACCGCTGCGGGGCACAAGCAGTTCGAGGGGGACGGCAAGACGCCGGAGGGCGATTACACGATCGATCGTCGCAATCCGAACAGTTCCTTCCATCTGTCGCTGGGAATTTCTTACCCCAACGAGGCCGACCGCGCCTTTGCCAAGAAGCACGGCAAGAAGCCGGGCGGAGACATCTTTATCCACGGAGAGCCCAATGATCTGGGCTGGATCCGCAAGCGGCGTTTGGGCCGGGACTGGACTGCGGGATGCATTTCCGTGCGGAACAAGGAAATGGAAAAGATCTATGCGATGGTGCGGAACGGCACCCCGATCCGTATCACGCCGTGACGGGTGGGCTTATTTGCCCATCACCAGCGTCCACCAGATCTTGCCGTTGGGTTCCTGCTCCCATGAAAAGCCCATTTGGCGGGCATCGGGGGCCATGATGACCTGCTTGGTTGACGGCTCGTCCATCCAAGCAGTCAGGGTTTCAAGCTCGGTTTCATAGGTTTCCGAGATGTTTTCGCCGACAAGTTCGCCGCTATAGCCGACGCGGCGCACACGGTCGATCGGAGAGGAGCCGTCGGAGCCGAAATGCCAGGGGCGGTTCTGGACCGACATGTCGCGTGAATGCGTGGCGGCGGCGGCGTTCAGTTGCGCGTTCAGTTGAACGGCAGGCCGCCCGGCCGCCTGGCGCAGGGCGTTGACGGCATCGAGCATCCGGTACTGGATTTCGGCGGTCTGGCCCGAGCGGATGCGGTAAACCTGGGGCAACGGCTCGCCATTGGGGCCGACAGTGGTTTGCGGCGGCGGCGGGGCGCAGGCTGACAAGAACACAAGTGCGGAAACCAGAAGGCCGAAAATACGCGTCATCAGTGTCTACCACCCAGAAGTTCGTTCGACTCGCCTCTTATCGCGGGTCGCGTGGTGTTTCAAACCCACAACCGCGTCAGGTGGGCGAATGTTGCCGGTTTGAATTGCGACTGAGGCATTCGCGCCATATGATCTGGTCAGTTCCAAAGCAGACAATTGGAAGACAGACATGTCCTTTGATCCCCAAAACACATTCAGCCGGCGCGCTTTCCTGGCCGGAACCGCCGCAGCGCTGGGCGCGCCTGCGTTGGCGCAGACTGGCACGACCGAGATGGAGAGCGCGATTACCCGATCGGTACAGCGCAACATCTCGAGCTTTCGCGCCGCGGACTGGCGGCCGCATTTCAGCAGCCTGAGGAATGGCGCGATCCTGGTCGATATCTCCTCCCGCGCGCTGCATTTCTGGGACGAGGACGGGCAGACGAAGTTCCTGTTCCCGTCGAGCATCCCGATGTCCGAGGAATTGACGCGGCGGGGCCGGACGCGGGTGGTGCGCAAGGTCGAGGGCCCCGACTGGCGTCCGACGCCGTCGATGCTGAAGCGGAACCCTGAGTGGCCGTCCTATGTGCCGCCGGGGCCAAACAATCCGCTTGGGACACATGCGCTTTATCTCGGTTGGACCTATTACCGGATCCACGGCACGCATGACACGCGCAAGATCGGGCGTCGATCGTCGAACGGGTGTATCGGGCTTTACAACGAGCACATCGCGCAGCTGTTTGCGCGGGCCAAGGTCGGTACGCAGGTTCTGGTGATCTGAGGCATTTTGCGCTGGAATAGAGACGAATGTAGGCAGCGTTTCGGCGCTGCCTTTTGTCTTTCCAACGGGCGGATCGCTTTTCTACGCGCGGAATCAAGGCCGCAGGCCGCCGCGCATCGGACGGGCCGCCCCCCGGGCTGGCGATTGGGTGAAGTTGGCGTTTAGAACCGAGGTTATGCGGATGCGGCTGCCATAAAGCGCACCGAAGCATCGTCAGATCGCCATCCCGCGGTTTGGTAATCGCGCGGCTTTAGTCCAGCCAGCCCTTGAGGTTGTCCTCGATCACCGTGCTCAGCGCCTTGATATGGGCGTCGCTGTCATTGAGGCAGGGGATATAGAGGAATTCTTCGCCGCCGGCCTCTTCGAAGCTTTCCTTGATCTCTTCGTTGATCTCTTCGAGGGTCTCGATGCAGTCGGCGGAAAAGGCCGGGGCGATGACGGCGATGTTCTTCTTGCCGTCCTCGGCCAGCTTGGCGACATGCTCGACCGTGTAGGGGCGCAGCCATTCCTCGGGGCCGAAGACCGATTGGAACGTGGTGGTGATCTGGGTATCGTCCCAGCCAAGCCGTTCTTTCAGCAGGCGCGTCGTTTTCTGGCACTGGCAGTGATACGGGTCGCCCTGTTTGAGGTAGCGCTGTGGCATCCCGTGATAGGAGACGACAAGGATTTCAGGCTTGTTTTCAGTCTCTGCATAGGCCTTTTCGACCGATTGGGCCAAAGCCTCGATATAGAGCGGATGCTCGAAATAGGGTTCGACAACGCGGGCGATGGGTTGCCAGGTTTCCTCCATCAGCGCGCGAAAGAACTGGTCATTCGCAGTGGCGGAGGTGGCGCCGGCATAATGCGGGTAGAGCGGGAAAAAGAGGATTCGGGTGCAGCCGGCCTCGACCAGCTTGCGGACCTTGGATTTGGTCGAGGGGTTGCCGTAGCGCATGCAGAAATCGACCATGACATTGTCGCCGTAGCGCGCCTGCAGCGCCTCGGACAGCTTCGTCGTCTGGTCGCGGGTGATGGTCATCAGAGGGCTTTCCCCCTTGTCCTCGTTCCAGATGGATTTGTAGGCCTCGCCGCTGGTGAAGGGGCGTTTGGACAGGATCACCAGTTGCAGAAGCGGCTGCCAAAGCCAGGGCGAATAGTCGATCACGCGGCGATCCGACAGGAATTCGTTCAGGTAGCGCCGCATGGACCAGTACCCGTAATCGTCCGGCGTGCCGAGATTGGCGATGAGAACGCCTGTCTTGGGCTCCGGAATGGCCGGATGGTCGGACGGAGCGTGGACAGGACAGGTCTTGTTCTTGGCGGCGTCAAACATGGGCGGGCGTCTTTTCTTGTCGGATTGGATCACGGACACATAAAGGATTGCGGTCGGTCGTCAATCTTTGAGCTTGGTCTCGTACGTGCCGAGCGCGTCGGCGAGACGTGTTGTCGCGCTTCCGGGGCGCAGGGGCCGGGGCTGATCCTCGGACGGGGCCCAGCCGGTGAGGGTGATGAGCTCGAACGTTGCGGGGATGCGGCCGTCGGGGGTGCCGAAGGTTTCGACGTAGAGCTCCGCAGCGCGCAATAGGACGTCGCGTCGCGTGAAAGTGCGAGGCCGCGCATCGAGCGCGTTGGCCTCGCCCATGGCGCGCAGGTCGTGCATCAGGGCGATGAGGTTTTCGTAGCTGACATCGAGCGGGAGGGTATCTGCGACTGGCAGCGCGAAACCGGCGCGTTGCAGAAGCGCGCCGAGGTCGCGGATATCGCCCATCGGGACGACCCGGGGCGAGAGGCCGCCGCGCAGGTCGGATTCGGCCTGGGCGAGGACGGCACGCAGCTGGTGCAGGGTCTGGCCGCCGAAGAACACCGCGATGAACAGGCCATCGGGGCGCAGGGCGCGGCGGGATTGGATCAGCTGGCCAACCGGGTCGTCGGCCCAGTGCAAGGACATGGCGTGCAAAATCAGGTCGCGTGATTCAGGCTCTAACGCGAGGGTTTCGGCGTCTTCGATGATCTGCGCGTCGGGAAACGCGGCCTTCCAAGCGTCGGGTAGCCCGGTGACAATGCTTGTATCCGTAAAGGATTTTTTAACGAAACTCAGCCGATCCTGCACCTCGTCAATCGCGGTCTCGTGCAGGAACAGCGCGGGGTCGCGGCTGGCCCGTTGG is part of the Roseovarius sp. THAF9 genome and encodes:
- a CDS encoding ABC transporter ATP-binding protein, with translation MFKLFENLVDPYVPYEETDRPPTRLWPFMRLYMAPFRRVFWAAGIMSVVVAAIEIWLIYYMGRIVDILAGDPMEVWAQYGTEIIVVAVFILLIRPAIQAVDVLILNNTILPNFGTLIRWRAHKHVLRQSVGWFENDFAGRIANRIMQTPPAAGEAVFQAFDAIAFSIAYIIGAGILLSDSDPRLMLPLVGWLVLYGWLVHWTVKRVQPASKAASDARSQVTGRVVDAYTNIHSVKLFAHNTREVEYAKEAIEHARQTFQNEMRIYTVMDVVLTLLNGLLIVAVVGWAMWLWMQGQASVGVVAAATALTLRLNAMTGWIMWALTSFFRQLGVVAEGMETIAQPITLVDSKGAKPLDMQQGRIELRELSHHFGRESGGLDRISLSIQPGEKIGLVGRSGAGKSTLVKLLLRFYDAEKGQILIDGQDISEVTQDSLRDRIGMVQQDSSLLHRSVRDNILYGKPEASEADMLEAAKKAEAHEFILDLQDPQGRTGYDAHVGERGVKLSGGQRQRITLARVILKDAPILLLDEATSALDSEVEAAIQETLYGMMEGKTVIAIAHRLSTIAQMDRIIVLDQGRIVEEGGHAELLAQGGLYARFWSRQSGGFINADEAAE
- a CDS encoding class I SAM-dependent RNA methyltransferase — encoded protein: MSEFVIERLGYLGDGIAEGPVYVPGALPGERVTGTLEGNVVRDVKIVEPSGTRVKAPCRHYKSCGGCQLQHAEDAFLAEWKTGIVREALTAQGIETEFREIAVSPANARRRAGFSARRTKKGATAGFHAKGSDLIVELSECHVVAPKLLEGARVAQELARIGTSRKGELSVAVTLSEAGLDVRVEGGKPLDGPLRIALAQLAESEDLARLAWDDETVVTRRPPMQRFDGIAVTPPPGAFLQATKESERLLQKEVAAILAGTEPAIDLFAGCGTFALPLARERAVHAVEGSAAMTRALDEGWRHSERLKQVTVEARDLFRQPIMAEDLKRFGGAVIDPPRAGAEAQCRELAEAQVPVIAYVSCNPVTFARDAKILTDAGYVVEWVRPVDQFRWSVHVELVAAIRRKIG
- a CDS encoding murein L,D-transpeptidase family protein, translated to MNRRNFVLLSVASAFLAACGSKFKSYNGPEVTQVLISKSRRRMYLFHHNKVLKAYDVDLGFTAAGHKQFEGDGKTPEGDYTIDRRNPNSSFHLSLGISYPNEADRAFAKKHGKKPGGDIFIHGEPNDLGWIRKRRLGRDWTAGCISVRNKEMEKIYAMVRNGTPIRITP
- a CDS encoding CAP domain-containing protein gives rise to the protein MTRIFGLLVSALVFLSACAPPPPQTTVGPNGEPLPQVYRIRSGQTAEIQYRMLDAVNALRQAAGRPAVQLNAQLNAAAATHSRDMSVQNRPWHFGSDGSSPIDRVRRVGYSGELVGENISETYETELETLTAWMDEPSTKQVIMAPDARQMGFSWEQEPNGKIWWTLVMGK
- a CDS encoding L,D-transpeptidase, which codes for MSFDPQNTFSRRAFLAGTAAALGAPALAQTGTTEMESAITRSVQRNISSFRAADWRPHFSSLRNGAILVDISSRALHFWDEDGQTKFLFPSSIPMSEELTRRGRTRVVRKVEGPDWRPTPSMLKRNPEWPSYVPPGPNNPLGTHALYLGWTYYRIHGTHDTRKIGRRSSNGCIGLYNEHIAQLFARAKVGTQVLVI
- the hemH gene encoding ferrochelatase, whose protein sequence is MFDAAKNKTCPVHAPSDHPAIPEPKTGVLIANLGTPDDYGYWSMRRYLNEFLSDRRVIDYSPWLWQPLLQLVILSKRPFTSGEAYKSIWNEDKGESPLMTITRDQTTKLSEALQARYGDNVMVDFCMRYGNPSTKSKVRKLVEAGCTRILFFPLYPHYAGATSATANDQFFRALMEETWQPIARVVEPYFEHPLYIEALAQSVEKAYAETENKPEILVVSYHGMPQRYLKQGDPYHCQCQKTTRLLKERLGWDDTQITTTFQSVFGPEEWLRPYTVEHVAKLAEDGKKNIAVIAPAFSADCIETLEEINEEIKESFEEAGGEEFLYIPCLNDSDAHIKALSTVIEDNLKGWLD
- a CDS encoding methyltransferase domain-containing protein, whose protein sequence is MTRTLTDRRALQRNRQRASRDPALFLHETAIDEVQDRLSFVKKSFTDTSIVTGLPDAWKAAFPDAQIIEDAETLALEPESRDLILHAMSLHWADDPVGQLIQSRRALRPDGLFIAVFFGGQTLHQLRAVLAQAESDLRGGLSPRVVPMGDIRDLGALLQRAGFALPVADTLPLDVSYENLIALMHDLRAMGEANALDARPRTFTRRDVLLRAAELYVETFGTPDGRIPATFELITLTGWAPSEDQPRPLRPGSATTRLADALGTYETKLKD